One genomic region from Prunus persica cultivar Lovell chromosome G3, Prunus_persica_NCBIv2, whole genome shotgun sequence encodes:
- the LOC18782246 gene encoding uncharacterized protein LOC18782246, translated as MPSKTAAYHAVPPPKPDLAESDDVEELMSANTSGCCLWMPCFGSEQSSIDRSWERIRNSGDHGDPWWNRGWKKIREWSEVVAGPKWKTFIRRFNKSTANKRSSKFHYDPMSYSLNFDEGPGQSGNLDDDYLHRDFSCRYASIPASAKSSMDLGKDGPSFT; from the coding sequence ATGCCGTCGAAAACCGCCGCCTACCACGCCGTTCCACCTCCAAAACCGGACCTTGCTGAATCCGATGATGTCGAGGAGTTGATGTCCGCCAACACAAGCGGGTGCTGTTTATGGATGCCCTGCTTCGGCTCCGAACAGTCCTCCATCGACCGGTCCTGGGAGCGGATCCGGAACAGCGGCGACCACGGAGATCCGTGGTGGAACCGGGGCTGGAAGAAGATCCGGGAGTGGTCCGAAGTCGTGGCGGGCCCCAAGTGGAAGACCTTCATCCGCCGCTTCAACAAGAGCACCGCCAACAAGCGCTCCTCCAAATTCCATTACGACCCCATGAGTTACTCCCTCAACTTCGACGAGGGCCCGGGGCAAAGCGGTAATTTGGACGACGATTACTTGCACAGGGATTTCTCCTGTCGGTACGCGTCCATTCCTGCCTCCG